The region CAGGGGCGTACTGGCCAAGACCGAAGTTCCCCATACTCGCGCCTATGGCCTCGATCACGCCGCCGGCCAATCCAATGCCGCAACCATGACCGCCAGTGGCCAGCCAGCTATTTACCTGGAGGACACCAGCCTCACCCAGTTACTGCGCGACGCCGGTGTTGTCCGCATCGGCCTGGCAAATACCGCTGTTTACCTTGAAGACTATATCGAGCTCTATGAGGCGGAACTGATCTTCTCGGACGCCGAGGTCGAAAACAACATTGGCCAACTACCCGCTGAGATATCCGAAGCATCGCTGCACACCGAAGGCATGACGTACTACGTATTCCTTCCCTTGCCCTTCGTGGTCGACGGCGCATGCCGTATCGATGCCCTGACCCGCAACGGCGGGCGAATCACGGTCCGCGGGAGTTCATGCCGAATCGAGCTCGGCCCAAGCATCCGGCAGGCCTATATTTGAGGGCCGCGAGCAAGCTGTTGACGTCAGACCAAGCAGAGTATAGCCAGTCCTTTCCAGCCCAGCCGCCAACCCAGCAGACCTCAAACGACACCATGTCCAACCAAAGCGTTCCCTCCCTGTACGACTGGCTCGGCGGTATCGATGCGCTGAACCGGCTGACCGATCGTTTCTACCAACACGTCAAGGCCGACCCGCTGCTGGGGCCGGTGTTCGAGCACATGGGTGCGGATCATCCGGGCCATGTCGCGACCTTTCTTGCCGAGGTACTCGGCGGGCCGGACGACTACAGCAAACAGCACGGCGGGCATCCGCACATGGTCCAGCAGCATCTCAATCGTCACTTGAGCCAGGAGAAGCGGCGGCGCTGGGTCGGTCTGCTGCTGGAAACGGCGGACGAGCTCGGCATGCCCGACGACCCGGAGTTCCGCTCGGCCCTGGTCGGCTATCTGGAATGGGGCTCGCGCCTGGCAGTGATCAATTCGCAGCCGGGGGTGGCGGTCGACCCGCACGCGCCGATGCCGCGCTGGGGCTGGGGCGAGGTCAAGGGCCCGTATACGGGCTGAGCGCCCTACGTTCTTGGCGGTTGCAGCCGCCACTCTACTCGGAGGCAGCCAAGACGCTGCTTCGGATCCCCTGCCGATTGGACACCCGGCCATGTAAAGGGCGGGTGGAGCGCGGGCCGGATGCGGCA is a window of Lysobacter antibioticus DNA encoding:
- a CDS encoding group II truncated hemoglobin, with the protein product MSNQSVPSLYDWLGGIDALNRLTDRFYQHVKADPLLGPVFEHMGADHPGHVATFLAEVLGGPDDYSKQHGGHPHMVQQHLNRHLSQEKRRRWVGLLLETADELGMPDDPEFRSALVGYLEWGSRLAVINSQPGVAVDPHAPMPRWGWGEVKGPYTG